AGCCCTGTTGGGACTCCAGTGTGTCCACACCGGCGGGGAGAGGATCCATGGAGACCCGGCTTCTCTGGGCCTCAGTCGTCTGCTTGGTGGTCTCCAGATCGGCCAGATGTAGCGTCAGGTTCTTGAGAATGGCGGCCATCTTATGCTGGAGCTGTCTGGCGGCGTCCCAGTGGGGGCCTCGGTGCCGCTCGCCGTTCGTGGGGATCTCCAGTCCCTGTTGGAGGTGCTGTCTGCCCCGCCGGTAGTAGTCCAGGCCCTCGGTCCTTTTACCGGCGTCCTCTGCCCCGCGTCCCTGGCTCAGACAGTGAAACGCCAACTCGTACTGATCCTTGACCAGCAGCAGCTCAGCAGGCTGTTGGGCCATGCTGACAACCAGTGATTACTTGGACAAAGACGTCAGAAAAACACGTGGATCGTAGTTAATTTACAAAAGTAAATATTCAAGTGGAAGAATTAAGAAAACGCCGCATTAAACTCAAAGCCTACAACGATCTAAAAGTGCTGTTCAAGCTCGCCCAGTACAGAAGTATGCAGGGTAGTGAATGAGCCATAGGGAAGTGAATGAGCCATACGGAGAGGAATCCGCTACTGTCCCGACCTGGTCTGACCTGAACAACCAGGTAGGAGTGGTGCGCGTTTTAAATATAGATGTTCAGCATCACCACGGCCCTGACACGGCGGTTCAAATGTAGGCGGATAAGTTATAACTAGCAACTCAAACAGGAAGAAAGTTTATCAGTCAGCGGGTCTTACCTTACGCTTGGTAGACCGAAAAAAAATGCAGAATCAAGTATCAAATTAGTTGGCTGAAACGGTAGTTTCATGCCCGCGTCTGGTCGCTGTGAAGTCCCGTTGACAGACACCGCTCTTCTGTGGCCCGTCACCACGGGTTGACGTTACGTAGTGTGACCACTAAATGGCGCCATCGAACAACACGTTTTGTTTGATACTAGTCCTTCATCAGCACTTTATTTAAACGGCAGTGAAGACAGGcatctacggaagaggattagtgccacacataagaaaaaaaatagttctgactttaatctcagaattctgaatttaaagtcagaactacgtgGCTATTGTAGAAACCACATAAAGAAGTAATCAACAGCGGCACACTGTAATAGTTAAATGATGAGCGGCACTGACCGCTTCATCGCAAACGCTAGATCGACACCCTGTCTCCAAGAGCTTTAATGTGTTTGCAAGTGAAAACATTACATAAGCACCACATTTGTAGGCCATACGGTGACTGATTGTGTTTTCTTAATACCCAGTTGCTTGGCTGACGGTAATAGCATCTGAAGCCAAGGGGAGGCAGGTGGGTGTAGTCCAGGTGTGTCAAACTCAATTTACCttggggccgctggaggtagagtctgggtgaggctgggccgcatcaagtattccacaaaaaagtacaaatatccagtcTTCTCAAGCTTTACTATTAACAGTTCTGCAACATAAATGCTTTTTTGAACATGAATGGCTCTTGAACATGGACGGCTCTTTAAAAACATGAACCTTCTTCAGAACATTAACTGTCCTTCTGAACATATGGCTTTTCTTGCCTACTCCTCCTGATCACTGCTGCTCTTCATCTGTTCATCATTTTAACacgggaagaaaaaaaagaagaaagccCTAGACGCGCAGATGATTGCGGCAGACAAACTGAGTAGTTTAAACTTCCAGGGTCGAATATTTTTGAGAAGAGATGCATGTCATAATTTCGTAAATGTATTACATGATTTTGTCTCATGATACGCTATATACACTTCAATTAATATGTGTCGGCCTCAACttgatacacaacacacacaaaacacaacttgatacaaaacatgTCAAAACAGACATTTTCTATAAATAGCCTACTCACGTTTGCAGTGAGAAAAACTGACGCACGTACATTTCATGCTCACGGATATGAAGCTCCACAACTTGAGGAACTCGGTTGCggttgccaaaaaaaaaaagtgactaAACTTTGAAGTCAAGTatggggccacaaaatatcgtcCGGCTGGCCGCAATTGGCCCGcaagtttgagacccctggtccATTAATCATAGGCTACATGAACGTGACCGCGCCATTGTTGTTTTAGTCTGAATGCATTACTGGACAAGAATTTAGCAGATATGAACAGCCGTCTAGTCCCGAGTGGTTATTTACTGTCTATTATAGCAAGAGTCTCCAGGCACTTTTAGCCATAGTGTAGACTGTTCTGTTTAGTTTGGAAAAGGAGGTGGGTCCCTCTCGTGAGTTGCCGTAGGGGGGGGGAAGTTCGGGGAAGTGTTACCATGGACTTGGCGCAAGTAGGCGGTAGcgttcgatgctccgtctatgaTATAAGATCTATGACTCCAGGCCCCTAACAACGCATGTTCCAATCACCTTTTGGTCTTCCATTAACGAAATTACTGAATCCGAGATTAAAATCAGAATTatctttaaagtcagaactacggctacctgtaaggaccaaccgGTTAATTGAGGTTAAAATCcgaatttatttttttgtcaagTGTGGCCCTAGTCCTCTTCCGTAGGCATCACATCCGTTTAAAACCAGGCTTAAGTTTAGACCTTTTGAAAACTTAACGTCACGGTAGACGCATTCACTGATTAGATATCTAAGTAAAGGTTAAATGCTGGATGTTCCTTGGAAACTTAAAGCAGAGTTTAATATAAACCTTAAGGCCATGGTCAACTCTGTATTTGAGCTGGAGAGAACTCAAGCTCGAGTTGGAATGCCAAAATACAATTTAGCATTGCATAATAGATGCAAATATTTTTCCCTCATAGCCGATGAGGAAAAACTGGTTTTAAGGCTTAGATTCGTAAGCACTACTTTTGTCCAAGTTCTCCCCCCATAATTGTTAAGACCTGGCATCACCCTACCAACAAGATCTGAACCCTGTCGAGTACACCTCTGcaataataatttattgttaCAATAAATCCAAGTCTCAATAGCAATGGATTCAACTctgaccaaaagtattagcaAGAGGAAGTGACCGAAAGTCAAAGGATGAGGGCAATAATGTTTAATAGACATGATGCTGTATAAAGTCCATCCAATGGCAGTCACACATAAAAGTTTGAAAATCAGTTGACCACTGGCCACATGTACACAAGTCTGTAAAATTCTACAAACAACCCCTTCATTTAGTCTTGATTAAAATATCATCTACATAAAAAGCAttagattaaaaaatataaaaaagtgcTACGATTGTGCACTCTGGAGAGCAGCAATGGGTCTGTGAGCAATGCATTATGGGAAAGGCAGAGTGGTGGACGGAGTCATCAGTGACACACTTCCATACCTGGAAGAGGACACAAAAAAAGCCTTAATACAGCATACAAGGGGCTTGGATCACAATGACATTAATTGAAATGAGAAAACGAGACTGAAAGCAGCATGATCCTACTTGGAGCTCTTGTATTTCCCACGGACAGCCTGCTGGGGACGGCTCTCTGCGCTGAAGTGGATCCTGTGGAGGTCCTTCAGGCAGGGTACGATGTCCGTCAGGGTGTACCCGGTGAACTCCTCCAAGGAGTCCGGCTACAGCGACCACAACAACAGTCAGAAACATTGCAATTCACAAACCTGAAAGGGGGGTTTCAGAATCCAAGCACACGACTCCACATCTCGTTGTAGTGACGCTTACCCACAAGCCCCGGCTCAGGGTGTAGTTGGCCAGGCAGTAGGCCGCAGCCGCCACCAGCGACGGGGGAAATGTTACCAACATCTCCATATCCAGCAGACTCAACTCTGCCACATACTGAAAAAGACAAATCAGACATCTTTGAGACCTTGCATCAAACAATTGATGTGTAGATGTTGGGGACGACAACTTTGAACCCTTTTATTACACATTTTGTCTACCGGATGTCAAGTGATTTATTTAAAACCCTCTTGTTAGCTGCTAATATTCACTGCTAGCACAATCTGGACACTACAGTTAACACGCGTCGTCTCCCTTCAAATGAATTCAACGCGCTGAACAGCCTCCTGCTCGAAGAGGAGGGCTCACCAGCGCGAGGTGGGTCGTCTTGGAGCAGACCGCCTGGATGGTGATGAAGAGGCGGAGGAACTGGTAGGCGGACGGCACGGTCATGTTGAAGGCCAACACCTTCAGGAACATCACCTCCATGCGCACCAGCTGCTTCTGTTCGTAGGTGCCGTCCGTGATGTACACAAAGTCCTCCATCTCGGGAGGGTAGATCTCCTCGTACTTCCTGCAGTACAGCCGTGGAGACCCTTAAAGCTCAGGCTTCTGAAGGCAGCTGTTCATGTCAAACTTCACCTAATGCATTGGTTCtcaatggcggcccgcagatACATTCCAGGGGTCGtgcaatgacatacagatgcaagaaaaaaaatttttttacattaatttaaagaaaaaaaaaatatatatatatataaagagaaaagtcgactctctagctttcaattaaatcctgttacatttgttaattttaatctgactgtacattactttgaaaggatgaacggAGGTTTCGAGATTtagacctcactcccagaggtccacggtgcaatgtttttctcaccactgggatgctgacggtgtTTCCTCCTTTGGTGACCCGCattcaaattttgggttccgaaattggccctcagctgtcaaatcTTTGAGCACTCGTGACTTAATGCAACTGCAATGCAATAGTTCAAATCGTGAGCCGGAGACTAGGGCCCAACTCGATTGATATTTCCTGGGAACGAGTGACGCATTTACAATTCCAAAATCCATTATAAAAGCCAAGTATGGATTGACGTGATTTTGCAGGGTATCTGCCgatttcagcaagtcaaatttaagactttttaagaacaccttgaatgaaatttaagacctaaaaCACGCAATGGTGGGGGGATCCTGCTGCATTataacccaagcatagcatgtgtgtcactcaatgagactcattcgcCTACACATTgtcgcagactagctagcaagcacgcagataatcatttatatatgcagctagcaagaaagaagccCCTCTATACGTCCTTCCTGAAATGTCCACGAGAAAAATAATggcccgacaaatttaagaccttggGTTACTTAcagtatttaagaccagcatataaCATTTGgaacgaatttaagactttaaggccttaaatttagaaacatgaatttaagactttttaatgaTGCGGACACCCTGTAGACTCTGCATGGCCTCCCCTtacctccccccacacccctcatACCTCGTACACACTTAAAAAACATTACTTAGCCTTGTGTAGCACAACTTTAACTAGTCTACTAGGGCCTGCAGCACCCCCAACAGGTCACAGAAGGGGGGGTCCTTACGCTGCCAGCAGAAGGGCCACCGTGCCGACCAGCTGCAGCTTGGCGCGCTTCACCGACGTGGTGTAGGACAGGAAGCGTTCCAGGTAGCTGACGGCCAGGTGGAGGGTCTCGGCGCAGAGCTTGTACTCTTCGGCGACTTCCGCCAGCCAGTCCACCAGCACCAGGCGCATGCAGCCCGACAACTCAGGGTGGTTGCTCAAGTAGTTCCGCCGGGGCCGTAGCTTGGCCTAGGGGGACACAGACGCAGAAAACAAAGCGGAGACATCAAAACAAACAACTTTACGTCAGGGTTAGCAGGAGTAAGACAAGGCCAGGTTACACCGAGGTTGCACCGAGAGCCACGACCGGGTTGCACTGAGACCCCAGTGCGTCGAGACTCCTGCCACCCCTTTAAGGCAAGAGTTTTGCCTTAAAGGGTTTTTGACGACAATTCAAAACGAGACCACCGCgtacttctctctccctcaggtgCCGGTAAATATCACCAGTGTACTCGGGGACACAGAGCTCATCCTGCACAGCCAGGGGCTCCTCTGCCAGCGACTGCATGGACGTGTCAGCGCACGAGTCTGCAgagaacacaaaaacacacatttattgAAAATGGACTCAACAGCAGGGCTGGGATAAacggttattttttaaacgattaatctaacgattttttttttttcagtccgATGCGatcgtttccttttacattaTAGAATTCCCATACTTTGGAGGAACGAGTGCGTGGCTTcttgcacttatgaaagtctgAGGAGCCACTCGCATTGCTACTACACTCCGGCCCCGCCATCTAGGTTTTTTTCGAATCGAACCTTACTCAACAGTAGAGGCTAGATTGAGGGCCTAAGCAGAAGCCTCACTTGTACTCAGGTCCAGGAAGAGACGGAAGTCTCTATGCTGGAGGGCGGCATGGTCCTCCTCCAGCAGGCTGGAGCCGACGGCGTCCATGTCCTCCACAGAAGCAGTGATGACCGCGCACTTCTCCTCAATGTAGACATCGTAGCCGGAGCAAGCAGTGAAGGCAGTGCTCATGGAGCTGGAACATTGCTCTCCCTTTGTGAAAGATGGAATAACATCAAATCCAGCAGCAATTACAATTTAAGAACAGATATAAAAACAAGACCACTGAAGCACTACTGACCAGGGGCATTCGGCTGCGTTGTTCATTTTCTGTCAGGACAGCAAGCACTGTTCTTGGCTTCGTCTTCTGCACCGCAGCCATCTCCGTTTTGGTGAAGGCCGAAGCATTCTCTTGGTTGGTGTAGCCGAAGCTCTACACATAAGGTGTTAAACAGAAGCTTTCACCACGTCTAGTTCAACCTTCAAATACATGCAATGAGTCGCCCCAGATTCTGTGCAAGCAGACCAGTAATGGAGGTTTAATGTGGCGCCAACGAACAAACGTCAAAACCAGCGGAATGGAAAATGGAGTGCATCGGAAAATGTCGCACGCTGCCATGGGAACATCTACTACAGTCCTACCATCAGCCAATTAAAATATACTTCGTTCGACAGTTGTACACTCCTGCGTCTTTAAATCTATTTACAAACATAGTAACTTTAAAAACTTACCATGATGTTAGTCACTATTTACGTTTCCAATCGGCACCGTGACGATTAAGCACTTTCTAACGATAACCTGACCGGGTTAACGTTATAAAATCCGACGATTAGGTATCTGGAGTAGGCTTAATGGTCAGTAGCTGGCGCTTTCCTTGGTAACCGAGCTGACACTTCCGGTATTTTCTGGATGTCAGGCGAGTTTGAGAGACTAACAGACCTGTTGATGAGCTATTTATGAGCTGAGGTACCGACCTAATTATCCAATCACGTTAAACTTtattgaacaaaataaaaaacaggcTCGTGATTGGAGGCGGTTTCAGTGACCGCCCTAAATCCCCGAGCTCTACCCTAGCCTTAGTCAGCCGTAGTCATCCTCTGCCAGGTGCGCAGGAAGGTATTTTGAGTGGGGGTGCTCTGCGGTACTGTCTATATAAGATACAATATTTACATGGGGGGAAAATATgcttatatatacacaatatataggCTACGTGTTGCATATGGAAAATAAAAACTTGGACATAAACTTGAACACTCTCGGTCTCTCGCTCACTagcgctcgctcacacacacaaaaaaatcgaATTGGCCTATATATCGGTTGCAAActaacacttttttttccacGACATCCGATCGCCGAATATGTCATTAACACAGAGTATTAAATACGTCTACGTTAAGTATTCTGACTTGTACTTGACTATAATAAATCACCAGGTATACGCAATGTCGGAGTTAATTTGAATGCTTTATTCCTCATGCCGTGCATGGTACAATCTTCAGGTTTCCGGTTCAATTGCATTTCATAATACAAGTCCTGCTTTTGGCAGTGCTAAACAttaattttttaatttcagtTCCAAGCAGCTTAAATCCAGACAAATTGCCCCCAATTAATATTCCCTCTGACCTCTGCTGTCCTGTGCGCTGTGAAAAGACAGTTTCATAGACATATTAAAGAGGCTCTTGTGGTGACAGTGGCCTGGCAGTCAAGATGTTCCTGCAGGAACCAGGGGACCCAGAAGGGGGAAAGAGCTGCACGCCAAGCCTAGACCGAAgcagattgacacacacacacacacacacacacacacacacacacacacacgcacacacacacacacacacacacacacacacacacacacacacacacacacacacacacacacacacacacacacacacacacacacacacacacaaaatccacCCTTGCATGCACGAAAGTGtgcgcacacatagacacacgcggCACGCATATCTTGCCACCGTTTCAGCGACTGACAGATTAGCCTTTGCAGGGAATACAAATTCGATGCAAGCAGGTAAACAAAGGATTAATGCGGTCAGGATATTCGATTCCTGCGCGGGTAACATCCATTGACGtttgaaaatataaaagataaataaaaatataataaatatcaaTACAATGATGGATCTCGATTTGTTGTTTTCACTAGTTTATTATTCATGGTGATACATGTTGTTTGGATGGTTCACCCCAACCCCAACACTGGTAATAGTGTTATGTCCTGATAGCATATCATATATGGGACGCGACAATGTGTTTGTACATGGTTTATTGTTGCATTCCTTGGTACTATCAGTCACATTAAATCTGTGCACATTGAAAGTGTGATTGTCGTTCCTGTTAATATTATATTGAAGACACTGTATTGCAGGATAAATATCATATTTCATCACCATAACTTGCCAAAGCTCACGAACATGGAACTAAAGCCTTATTCCCACAGCTACAAAGGACCGCGCCTTAGAAGACTACGATCTAAATCCACTACAGAGGAGAAAGACAACGTTGTCCTCAAAgtcatatttgaatatataaatgaataattTGAATACATTAGCGGAGCCCAAACTTTGGCTTGCAGTAattgtgcaaaaaaaaaggcTAAATAAATGTCCTTGCTtacaaaatgttttattcatgagGTCCGAAGATTGAGCGTTTGATGCTCAGAGGAGTTTAATCACAGTGGTCAAGGGGGAACCTTGAAAGAACAGacggaaacacacagacagacagacacacacacacacacacacacacacacacacacacacacacacacacacacacacacacacatacacacacacacacacacacacacacacacacacacacacacacacacacacaaaagaagcaTCTGAATATTTAAGAATGAGAAACGAGGACGGAAGCCATCTCCTTTCAGAAACAGTCAACAATAAAACTTTCATCAAAGGTTTGTGGCCCCATTGTTGCCCTGCATGCAGTGAGATTATACAGAGTTGCACTGCTCAAATTGGGCCACatcgattgtgtgtgtgtgtgtgtgtgtgtgtgtgtgtgtgtgtgtgtgtgtgtgtgtgtgtgtgtgtgtgtgtgtgtgtgtgggtgtgggtgtgggtgtgggtgtgggtgttggtttgtgtgtgtgcatgtgtgtctctggtgATGCCCTTTTGTAAATAACTGTAGTTAGCCTCGTCTTTGATTAATTATCTGTGCCTCATTGTTATGTTTTGGCATTATTTTAATGATGCATCGCATGCATATTGCATAACCCTGTCTACctaagatggatggatggatggatggatggatggatggatggatggatggatggatggatggatggatggatggatgtggggtggagggggggatgatGGACAGATGACAGGgtggggggatggatggatgatggctgatggatggatgacagGGTGTGCCGATGGGCGGATGATGGCTGATGCCTGGATGGTTTGACCTGGAGTCAGGCTGGGTCTACGTCCCGGTCGTCAGAGGTGCAGCTGGGCTGCAGGCTGTCAGCAGCGCAGCATCGCGCTAATGGGAggaccctgcccccccccccccccccctcccccccgtcacTGTCACACACAATCTGCATCTGCCAACGCACcccgtggatgtgtgtgtgtgcgtgcatgtatgtgtgttaatgtgtgggtgtgtgtgggagagcatAACAGCGAGCaacagagagtgagaagggAGGATTGTGAGGAtatttgtgtcagtgtgtgtgtttgtatgtgtgtgtgtgtgtgtgtgtgtgtgtgtgtgtgtgtgtgtgtgtgtgtgtgtgtgtgtgtgtgtgtgtgtgtgtgtgtgtgtgtgtgtgtgtgtgtgtgtgtgtgtgtgtgtgtttgtatgtgtgtctgagatCATTTCCGTGGTGGATAAGCACTTGGAGACAATGTCCCAGAAAAATAAGATTTGATACAAACAGttcaacatgaacatgaacattGATGTCCATAATGTACGGTTGTACATATATTGCAACAGTGTATAATTCATGTTAAAGTGTGGCAATATGTTCCAGCTTAGCCTGTTAGTTAAACTACACCTGATCCGGTTTGAATATAGGCCTGGTTTCCTTTTAAATGGTAGTTGAGTGCATCACTTAAAAAACATAGTGGAATAAAGTAAGACGTAGAAGAGGTAAAAGGTCTGAAATGTACCAATGACATGTCATGTgatggatgcttttatccaatcaaagCTCTGACCCTTGAACTATGTTCCATCCATTGAGCTACACAGGAACATTTTATAGGGTTTAAGTAAGGGTACTTTCCATCTTTGGTATATTGGTCTGCAAGTGGATTTAccgtttgcctgtgtgtgtgcatgtgtgtgtgtgtgtgtgcgtgtgtgtgtgtgtgtgtgtgtgtgtgtgtgtgtgtgtgtgtgtgtgtgtgtgtgtgtgtgtgtgtgtgtgtgtgtgtgcatgtgtgagtgagtttatgtgtgtctctgtgtgtgtgcatgtgtgagtgtgagtgaatgagtgagtgtgtgtgagtgtgaatctgtgtgtctgtgtatgtgtgtgtctgtgagtgcgtgcgtctgtctgtgtgtgtgtctgtgaatcagtttgtgtgtggttgtctgtgtatgtgtgtgtgtctgtgtgagtgtgtgtgtgtaagagggtctgtgtttgtgtgtgtctgcgtctgtctctgtgaatctgtgtgtgtgtgtgtgtgtgtgtgtgtgtaagtgtgtgtgtgtctcctctctcagcAGAGCGTGAACAGATATGGATTTCCTTTCAAGAACAGAAAATAGCAGCCTGTCTATCTGCCATCTCCACCCGAGCTGCAGCCACAGCCCAGTGCCCCCCCATACTGTatcaccctgtctgtctgggaTATCACTTTCTTTAGAGTGATCGGCGTGCAGCTCCCTGAAATACGTGTGGGTCACTGTCGAGACTGTTAATGTGGGTAAAAATGTATGGTATTCATGGTACACAGGCTGGAGGAACAGTGAGTATTGATGTGCAATCGTATGCAAAAATCCATCCGTGTTATTCATCaggttacaaaaaaaacaaacaaccaaattAAGCAGAGCACTAATCGAATGTGTTACACAAATTGCAGGATGTTGAAATGGTGTTTCCAAATTTGAACACTGTCAAACTGAACCTACCCGGTTGATAATGCTGTCCGGTTGATAAAGCTTTCTCAGGGCAAGAACCATGTAGGCCTTACTGTCCTTACAATCTAAACATAATTATATTCAAGTAACATAATAACATATATCACAGTAGTAGGAGGTGAGTAAGATAAACATATAATACGACAATACGCAAAAAAATTAGCATTTGCTCTGTAACCCCACATGACATCCCATTCCAGCCAAGTTCAAACATCTTCACTTTTTGCGTCTTttaggcttagggttagggttagggatagggcaTGCATATGGCATGTGGCAGATATCCTCGAGCATGAATTATACTAAGGAAGAATCGAGAGGTGCacaaaggtgtatgtgtgtgcaagtgcgtgtgtgtgtgtgtgtgtgtgtgtgtgtgtgtgtgtgtgtgtgtgtgtgtgtgtgtgtgtgtgtgtgtgtgtgtgtgtgtgtttgtgtgtgtgtgtgtgtgtaagtgcatgtgtgtgtgtgtgtgtgtgtgtgtgtgtgtgtgtgtgtgtgtgtgtgtgtgtgtgcgagcatgtgtttgtgtgggtgagtttgcctgtgtgtgtgtttgtatgtatttatacatgcgtgtgtgcaggcgtatttcgtatgtgtgtgtgtgtgtgtgtgtgtgtgtgtgtgtgtgtgtgtgtgtgtgtgtgtgtgtgtgtgtgtgtatgaatgagaGTCGGCTGTGTACGTTCATGCTTTGCATGGCGGCCGTAGTGTTTGTTGCAGCGTTTTATGCGTTTGCTGTGGATTAACCAGCGTTCAACAGCCTTGCGAGGGCATATTTATGTAGCCGGTCAGTGTTTGGATGGTGTGTCTCCCGGCTCATGGCAGCTCGGGCAGCGCCCAGATGGCCTGGAATCCGAGTAGGCAGTAGGGAATGACAAGTGGAGCCAAAGTCCTTATCTTCATCCTTCAgtccactcacacacgcacacgcacggatGGACCGAGACAGGCACGTGCAAATCGCcgactcatgcacacacaagcctccatgcccacatacacacgcactctgAGGCACacccactcacgcacacacatacagacgcacagacacacacgtatacagaggccaaagcagacacacacacatgcactctcagGTACTCCCACTCAcgactcagacaaacacacacgtatacgcacgcacacacatacagacacacacacacatacagacaacaaaacagccacacactcgggcacgcacaaacacacaaagacaagcaAGACGTCAAGACGTCAAATAGAGAAGTACGCAGACAAACCGAcgacaaaacacacgcacacacatgcacaaaatcACAAATACATTAGCATACATTAGAGTTGCGAGGTACACTGATACAATCAGGGGAAtattattacaatatatattaatactCATCAGCACAGGAGAAACAAGGGATCAGAGACAAGCCCATCTGTTTGGAGGTATTTCATGTGATTGCTCGTGATTACTGGAAAGCGCTCCGCGAGGTCGAGATCCTTAGAGGACGTCAGActgtgttctgattggtcgaCTAATTAGACTAAtgatttctctttcttcctcctgaCCCCTTCCCATCTCCGTACTGACTTGTCACAAAAGAGGACCATCAAGATCGATTAGATGGCCGAATGCCAGAATATGCTACAGAGATAGTGGTCAAAACATCAAGCCCAGTGAGATTTAAAACAAACAAGTTGGTTGGCTGATGTATTAAtcacctgtctctccctcctccatctctctctctctctctcccccatctctctctctctctctctctctct
The Gadus morhua chromosome 7, gadMor3.0, whole genome shotgun sequence DNA segment above includes these coding regions:
- the ccna1 gene encoding cyclin-A1; the encoded protein is MSFGYTNQENASAFTKTEMAAVQKTKPRTVLAVLTENEQRSRMPLGEQCSSSMSTAFTACSGYDVYIEEKCAVITASVEDMDAVGSSLLEEDHAALQHRDFRLFLDLSTNSCADTSMQSLAEEPLAVQDELCVPEYTGDIYRHLREREAKLRPRRNYLSNHPELSGCMRLVLVDWLAEVAEEYKLCAETLHLAVSYLERFLSYTTSVKRAKLQLVGTVALLLAAKYEEIYPPEMEDFVYITDGTYEQKQLVRMEVMFLKVLAFNMTVPSAYQFLRLFITIQAVCSKTTHLALYVAELSLLDMEMLVTFPPSLVAAAAYCLANYTLSRGLWPDSLEEFTGYTLTDIVPCLKDLHRIHFSAESRPQQAVRGKYKSSKYGSVSLMTPSTTLPFP